A single window of Leptospira koniambonensis DNA harbors:
- a CDS encoding undecaprenyl-diphosphate phosphatase: protein MNSYLNAIFRSVIEAITEFLPVSSTGHLFLFSSFYPFSEGADFDDLFDIFIQSGAILSVVVLYREKFLEQGRSAVRYLLRKEENKEGFLFLTRVTIGFLPILAAGFLFRGFLDKIKAREDILAILGGAWLIGGILILASEFWFQKREKIKTSEPIGMKDAILIGIFQCLALVPGVSRSGATIVTARFLGKDTRSSAEFSFFVAVPVLFLASAYKLFKHRSVLNLENLPILGLGFVLSFLLCFFVIKWFLKYLQTHSFTGFGWYRILLGISVLSFYKLVMQG, encoded by the coding sequence TTGAATTCATATCTAAATGCAATCTTCCGTAGCGTAATTGAAGCGATTACGGAATTCTTACCGGTGTCCTCCACAGGACACCTTTTCTTATTCTCCTCCTTTTATCCATTTTCAGAGGGAGCTGACTTCGACGACTTATTCGATATATTTATCCAAAGTGGAGCGATCCTCTCTGTAGTCGTTCTATACCGGGAGAAGTTTTTAGAGCAGGGAAGATCGGCAGTACGTTACCTTCTCCGCAAAGAAGAAAACAAGGAAGGATTCCTTTTCTTAACAAGAGTTACGATTGGATTTTTGCCTATCTTGGCTGCTGGATTTCTATTCAGAGGATTTTTAGATAAGATCAAAGCGAGAGAAGATATCTTGGCGATCTTGGGAGGAGCTTGGCTTATTGGAGGAATTCTGATCTTAGCTTCAGAGTTCTGGTTCCAAAAAAGAGAAAAGATCAAAACGAGTGAACCTATCGGAATGAAGGATGCTATCCTGATCGGTATCTTCCAATGTTTAGCTTTGGTTCCTGGAGTTTCCAGATCCGGAGCGACAATCGTAACTGCCAGATTTTTAGGAAAAGACACCAGAAGTTCTGCTGAGTTTTCCTTCTTCGTTGCGGTTCCAGTTTTATTCTTGGCAAGTGCTTATAAATTATTCAAACATAGGTCAGTGCTAAATTTGGAGAATTTGCCGATCTTGGGTTTGGGTTTTGTTCTATCCTTTTTACTTTGTTTTTTCGTGATCAAATGGTTCCTAAAATACCTACAAACCCATTCTTTTACCGGATTCGGCTGGTATCGGATACTTCTTGGGATCTCAGTGCTTTCTTTCTACAAATTAGTGATGCAGGGCTGA